One window from the genome of Salisaeta longa DSM 21114 encodes:
- a CDS encoding glycosyltransferase family protein gives MTVLNRSFPAYLGRINTRLIRWQMAAIRRFRDTLSGKTTCTLVYPPSLYLSQAMPLLDSDIVVADLVDDVLARVENPRLASMYRAVYRGVLDRTDHAFATSEAVQKRFASSNCQIDVLPNGVVMPDASAAAPAAAVTQNDAPVVAYAGQLNQALDPGLVKPVIRACDDLTFRFYGPVTDSKGRRLATWLGERSNVELVGPVPHADLQDALCRADILVNFKVPNHTTAGNDLLKIYEYLATGHPVVSPRVSPVDRFEDVIYIAETSDQFADQLRKALREEPGEKAQKRVAYAHSNSWKSRVDEILDTLLALSPTVPPDTSTRSRSSVDDSKSEKQSQTE, from the coding sequence GTGACCGTGCTCAATCGTTCGTTTCCGGCCTATCTGGGGCGCATCAACACCAGGCTGATTCGCTGGCAGATGGCGGCGATTCGGCGCTTTCGGGACACTCTATCAGGCAAGACTACTTGCACGTTGGTGTACCCCCCCAGTTTATATCTGTCGCAAGCTATGCCTCTCCTCGATAGCGATATTGTTGTTGCAGATCTGGTCGACGATGTCCTCGCCCGTGTCGAGAATCCGCGATTGGCGTCAATGTACCGTGCAGTGTACCGCGGCGTGCTCGATCGGACTGACCATGCGTTTGCAACGTCTGAGGCGGTACAGAAACGTTTCGCTTCATCCAATTGTCAGATCGATGTGCTTCCTAATGGGGTAGTGATGCCAGACGCTAGTGCTGCTGCCCCAGCCGCCGCTGTGACACAGAACGACGCCCCCGTTGTGGCGTATGCGGGCCAGTTGAACCAAGCCCTTGATCCTGGCTTAGTTAAACCCGTCATCCGAGCGTGCGACGATCTCACGTTTCGTTTCTACGGCCCTGTCACTGACTCTAAAGGGCGTCGTTTGGCCACTTGGCTCGGTGAGCGCTCCAATGTTGAACTCGTTGGCCCGGTGCCGCACGCCGATCTCCAAGATGCTCTCTGCCGAGCGGATATCCTCGTTAATTTTAAGGTCCCCAACCATACAACAGCGGGAAATGACTTGCTCAAAATCTACGAGTACTTGGCGACTGGGCACCCCGTAGTTAGTCCTCGGGTGTCCCCGGTAGACCGGTTCGAAGATGTTATCTACATCGCTGAAACTTCTGATCAGTTTGCCGATCAACTCCGAAAAGCTCTGCGAGAAGAACCTGGAGAGAAGGCGCAGAAGCGAGTTGCATACGCTCATTCCAACTCTTGGAAGAGCCGTGTCGACGAAATCCTTGACACGCTTTTGGCTCTGAGCCCTACCGTTCCGCCTGATACCAGCACGAGATCGAGATCGTCGGTCGATGATTCGAAAAGCGAAAAGCAAAGTCAGACCGAATAG